In the genome of Tsukamurella paurometabola DSM 20162, the window TATCGCCCCTCAGTCCAGAATGGGCGGCGCCGTCCGGGTCAGGCGCGGATCGGGCGCGACGCGACCGGCTCGCAGTGCGCCCAGCAGAACACGGCCCAGCGTGATCAATCCGGAGGGGCGCCGCAGGTCGAGACCGGCGATCAGCTGGCGGAGGATGGTCAACTGGTCGAAGTAGATCCGTTCCGCCACGAGGTTCTCCTGTTCGTCGAAGACGAAATAGGCGGTCATTCGGGTGCGGTGACGAGACCCGGTGGGCGGAATCGCGCCGAGTGGGCCCCGCTGCGTGCCCAGCAACCAGAACTCCACGATGACGGCGTCGACGGCATGCCGGACAGCGATGATCTCGTGGTTCTGGTCCGGGAAGGCCGTGCGGGTGTCGGCGTAGTACCGGCGCACATCGCGGTCACCGTCGTGCACCGTCATCTGCGCGATCAACTCGTAGTGCGGGTGCGGGAAGGTCGCGAGGGTGGCGTCCCAGTCCTGAGCGACCTCGTCGCGGAAGTGATCGAGGACGAGCTCTTCGCGGGCCCGGAGCACCTCCTCGGTCGGCAGGCGGAATCGTGATCGAGGTGTCGTCATGCCGCCAACATAATTCCACGCCGTCGATTTATCTCGAATGCGGCACAATGACCTGCATGTCCGCCACCAGCCCGCGCCGCGGGCGCCCGACGAAGGACGACACGCATTTGTCTCGGACCTCGATCGTCGACGCGGCGCTGGCACTCATCGACGCGGAAGGAATCGCGGCGGTCAGCATGCGCACGGTGGGACGCTCGCTGGGGGTGGATGCCAAGAGTCTGTATCACCACGTCGCGGGCAAAGAACAGTTGCTCGACGCCGTGGCCGAACGGCTGCTCGAGTCGGTCGAAGTCCACCGCCCCACGGGCGACGTGCGCGCCGACCTCCGAGCGAACTCATGGGCATTCCGGAACGCCGCGATGGCGCACCCCCGGGCCGCCAGTCTGTTCCTCACCCGGCGCGTGCAGACCCTCGCCGGCCTCGGGCCCGCTCAGTCGGTGCTCGACGTGCTGCTCACAGCCGGCTTCCCCGCTGATGAGGCCGTTCACCTGTTGCGGTCACTGCTCGCCATCATGATCGGGACGATGCTCCGCGAGGTGGAGTCCACGCCGACCTTCGGGGAGACCGACGATGACGCCATCGCCCAGCGCGAGGCCGCGCTCGCCGGCTCCGAGCTGTCCGCAGTACGGCTCGTCGCGGCCGACCTCGCGCGGTACGACCCGGAGACGGAGTTCGAGTACATGGTCGACCTGTGCGGTGACGCGGTGGTGGCCCGATGGGAGCGGCGCCGCGCGGAGGAGGGCCGGGCGGAGGAGGGCCGGGCGTAAGGACGCCTCAACGGCACCGGAGAATCGACTCGACGGACCGACCGAGCGCGGTCAAGCGCACGATCAGCATCGCCGGCCGCTCTGTCCCGACCTCGAACGAGTCCACGATCGCACGGCCGGGCATGCCTCCCCGGGCAGCGGGCAGCGCAGACCGATGGGTCGCGGCGACGATCTGATGCTCCCCGGGCCGCACGGCGATCCGGATGCTTCCGTCAGCCGGGACCCGCACCGCCTCGCCCTCGACCTCGACCCACGCCTCGCGGCGCACCAGCCGCCTCAGCCACCGAGCCGGTGTGGGGACGAACGCCGTCACGATCAGCTGCGCGGTGCGCTCACCGCTCGAGGTATGCAGGGCCGTAACCGTATCCGCATCCGCATCCGCGAGCCGGCGGTAGCCGCGGTTGCGGGCGGCGAGGATCGCACCCGCCGCCAGGGCCGCCGCGGTCGACGCGAGCAGGATCGCCAGTTTCGCGACAGCGAGTTGCTCCGCCGACTCCGTGAAACTGAGCTCGGCGATCAGCAGCGAGACCGTGAATCCGATTCCGGCGAGCAGGGACACCGCCAGTAGGTCGATCCAGCGCACCGCCGGGTCGAGGCTGCTGCGGGTCAGTTTCGTCACCAACCAGGTGGCACAGAGGATTCCCACGGGCTTGCCCACCACGAGCCCGGCGACGATGCCGAGGAAGATCGGATCCGTGACTGCCTCCGCACCGACGCCGGACAGCGAGACGCCGGCGGCGAGGAACGCGAACACCGGTACCGCGAAGCCCGCTGAGAGCGGGCGGAACCGATGCTCGAACTCCTCGGCGAGGCCGGTGTCGGGCCCACCGCGAAGTACCGGGACGGCGAATCCGAGCAGGACCCCGGCGATGGTGGCATGAATCCCCGAGGCGTGGACCAGGGTCCAGAACGTGAAGCCGATGGGCAACAGGATCAGCCAGGCGGCTCCGTGATGTCGCGAGAAGAAGCCGGCGTAACGGTGGGTGAGGAACGCGAACAAGGCGAGCGGGATCGCACTCCACACCAACGGAATCCACCCCACCTTCTCGGTGTAGGCGATCGCGATGATCACGATGGCGAGAAGATCGTCAACGACCGCGAGGGTGAGCAGGAACAGCCGCAGCGCGGCAGGCAAGTGCGATCCGACCACCGCCAGCACCGCGACGGCGAAGGCGATGTCGGTGGCGGTCGGGATGGCCCATCCCGCGCCACCGGGCCCGCCGGCATTGAGCGCAAGGTAGATCAGGGCGGGTACCGCGGCACCGCCGATCGCGGCGACCACGGGGACGATGGCCGTCCGGGGCGAACGCAGCTCTCCGGAGGTGAGCTCACGTTTGAGTTCGAGTCCGACGAGGAAGAAGAAGATCGCGAGGAGCCCGTCGGAAGCCCACTGTCCGAGCGTGAGGTCGAGCTTGAAGGGGGCGTAGCCGACCACGGTGCCGCGCAGTGATTCGTATGTGGGTGCAAGCCCCGTGTTGGCGGCGACGAGCGCGGCCACTGCGGCGACGACGAGAAGAAGGCCGCCCACCGCCTCTTTGCGCAGCAACGTGCTGACACGGGAAGTCTCCGTGGGTGATCCACGACGGAAAAGGACGAGGCCGCGCAGAGGCGCGTTCGATCGAGGCATGGGAAAGCGATCCTTCGGGATTCGGCGACGAATGACATGCCGACCAGACTTCCCGGCGCTCCGGGGTTCACCTTACCAAATCTTTGCACAGTGCGTTAGTCGCGCTGCGCGATCCCCGCAGGCGCGTCAGCCGATTCGCAAGGGGTCCATCTGGATTCGCACCGGCGAGCCCTCTCGGCGCAGACTCCGGCCGACCTGGGCCCGGAACACGGCCTGCGCCAGGGCACGACCATCCCTGCGCGGCACCCGGATCAGCACCCGCATCGGCGGCGAACCTTCGTCGGGAGCGCCGGGCACGCGCACGCCCGGCGGCAGGCCGACCGGGCCGAGGATCTCGGCGCCCGGGGGCAGTTCCGCAGTCTCGGCGACCGCGACCACGTCGCTCTCCGCACCGTCGAGCGCCGCCAGGTGCGCCGCCGGCGGAAAACCGACCACCGCCCGCTCGGCCAGCTCGGACGCCGCAAACCCTGCGGCGTCCCAACGGATCAGGGCTTGTACCGCGGGAATCGAAGCATCGGCGCCGCACACCACGGTGCCGTCTGCGGCGACCAGCGCGGCGGCGTTCATCCAGCGGCGCACAGTCTCCTCCCCCGCGCGCAGATCCGCGCGGCCCAGGAGCAGCCAGCCGTCGAGCAGGAGCGCCGCGCCGTAGCCGTGCTCGACGACAGGCTCAGCACCGGGCGTAGCCACCACGAGTCTGCGTCCCCCCGGAACCTCGGCCAGCACATGCTCACCACCAGACATGGTCACGGCTGCTCCCGGGAAGGCGCGGCCGAGCTCCTCGGCGGTGCGCGAGGCCCCCACGATCACCGCGCGCATCGTGGTACCGCCGCAGGCGGGGCAGCGATATCCCGCATCGGGACGGTCGCACCAGCGGCAACGCAGCACCCCACCCGCCGCCTGCTCCAGCGGGCCGTGACAGCGGCGGCATCGGGCCGGGGTCCGACAGCGCTCACAGGACATGGCCGGGGCATAACCTCGCCGCGGAACTTGCACCAGCACAGGCCTTTCGGCATCCAGTGCGGCGCGCGCAGCAGCAAAAGCCGCGGCCGGAAGGCGAGCCGATCGGGCAAGCGGATCGCGCGCGAGCTCGAAATCCGAATCAGCCACGCCGATGATCCGCGGCGACCGCTCGCGCACCCGCTCGCGTGGCGCGGTGACCTCGGCCGCCCATCCCGCATCCAGCAGGGCCTGCGCCTCCGGGGTCCGGGCGAAACCGCCGATCACCAACGCAGCGCCCTCCTGGTGTGCGCGCAGCGCGAGCACCTCCCGGGTGTGCGGGTAGGGAGCCCGTGGCTCGACGAAGGACTCGTCGCCGTCGTCCCACAGCACGAGCAGGCCCGGATTCGCCAGAGGCACGAAGGCGGCGCTGCGGGTCCCGATCACCAGTGAGGTACGCCCGAGAAGTGCTGTCAGCCATCGTCGGTACCGAGCGGAGGGGCCGAGGCCCGCAGCGAGCACGGTCGGCTTGAGGTCCGCGCATGCGGCGGCGAGCCGGTCGAGGTCCGCCTGATCCGGCACCACGAGCAGTGCCGATCGACCGGACTCTATGACCGCCGCCGCGAGCTCGGCCAACCGCGCCGCCCAGTCCTCACCCGGCAATGCCTGCCAGACGGCGTGGGGCGCACGCCCGGCGAGCGCCGCGGCGACGAATTGTTCACCGTGGGTGTATTCGGCGAGCGCCGCAACCACCTCGGGCGGCTCGGGTGGTGCGGGCGGCTCGGCCTTGAGCAGATCCTTCTCCACCCGGGCGTGCCGCGGCGGAATCGCCAGACGCAGTACATCGGCGCGAGTACCGGCGTATCTGGTCGCGACCTCGGTGACGAGCCGCAGCACCGGCGGTGTGAGCACCGGGAGCGGCGAGACCACACGGTCGAGCCGGGCCAGCTTGCCGTCGTGATCGGACCGAGGCAACCGCTCCAGCAGGTAGCCGTCGACCAGCCGTCCCGAAAAGCGCACCCGCACCCGCACGCCGGGTTGCGCGTCGGCGTCGAACTCCGGTGGCACCAGGTAGTCGAACTCGCGGTCCAGATGGCTCACCTGGAGCAGCGGCAGCACCCGCGCGATGGGCAACTCGACGGGGGTCGGCGCAGCGTCCACCGCTGTAGACGGAGCGGTCAGATGCCCGCCACGGAGCGGAGCGCGTCCGCGCGTCCGGTGTGCTCCCAGGGCAGGTCGATGTCGGTGCGGCCGAAGTGGCCGTACGCCGCCGTAGGCGCGTAGATCGGCCGCAGCAGGTCCAGGTCGTTGATGATCGCGCGCGGCCGCAGATCGAAGACCTCGGTGATCGCCTGCTGGATCTTCTGCGGATCGACCTGCTCGGTACCGAACGTCTCGACGAACAGTCCGACCGGCGCCGCCTTACCGATGGCGTAGGCGACCTGCACCTCGATCCGCTCGGCCAGCCCGGCGGCAACGGCGTTCTTGGCCACCCACCGCATCGCGTACGCCGCGCTGCGGTCCACCTTCGACGGATCCTTGCCCGAGAAGGCACCGCCACCGTGACGGGCCATACCGCCGTAGGTGTCGACGATGATCTTGCGACCCGTGAGCCCGGCATCGCCCATCGGACCGCCGAGCACGAACTTGCCGGTGGGGTTCACCAGCAGCCGCACATCGGAGGTGTCCAGGCTGGGCAGGTTCAGATCGGCGATCACCGAACCGAGCACGTGCTCGCGCAGGTCCGGGGTGAGCATCCCATCGATGTCGATATCGGCGGCATGCTGGCTGGAGATGACCACCGTGTCCAGGCGCACCGGCTGCTCTCCGGCGTACTCGATCGTGACCTGAGTCTTACCGTCCGGGCGCAGATACGGCAGCGTGCCGTTCTTGCGGACCTCGGTGAGCCGACGCGAGAGCCGGTGCGCCAGCGAGATCGGTAGCGGCATGAGCTCCGGGGTGTCCGAGCACGCGTAACCGAACATCAGGCCCTGATCGCCCGCACCCTGCGCGTCGATCTCATCGTCGGCGCCGTCGACCCGGTGCTCGTAGGCCCGGTCGACGCCCTGGGCGATCTCGGGGCTCTGCGCGCCGATCGCGATGTTCACGCCGCACGAGTTGCCGTCGAAGCCCTTCGCGGAGCTGTCGTAGCCGATCTCGAGCACCTTGTCCCGCACGATGTGCGGGATATCGGCCCACGCGCTGGTGGTGACCTCACCGGCGACGTGCACCTGGCCGGTAGTCACCAGCGTCTCGACCGCGACGCGGGAGGTGGGGTCCTCCGTCAGCAGTGCATCGAGGATGGAATCCGAGATGGCGTCACAGATCTTGTCCGGGTGGCCCTCGGTGACCGATTCACTGGTGAACAGGCGATGGGCGGAATTGGCGAACCCAGAAACCACGACGGTGTCCTCTCCTTGGTGTGCGACTTTTCAACCTAGCGGGCGGCACCGACGCGGGCTACGGCCGCGTCCAGTATCCGAGCCGCCATGGCCATCTTCGAGCCGAGCGGGAGTGCGGTCTCGTTGCCGTCGGCGCCCAGTAGCCAGCCCGAGTTCTCATCGACCTCGAAGGCCCGGCCGTCTCCGACGGCATTGAGTACGAGCAGGTCACAGCCTTTGCGGCGCAGTTTGGCGCGGCCGTAGTCCAGCACACTGCCCTGCGCATCGCCGGTCTCGGCGGCGAAGCCGACGATGACCGAATCAGCCCGGACTCCGCCGTCCCTGCGGGACTGGACCAGGCCTGCGAGCACATCCGGGTTTTCGATCATCGTGATCGTCTCCAGAGCGTCGCTGCGGCCGTCGGCACCCTTCTTCAGTTTGGTCTGGGCGATCTCCGCAGGCCGGTAATCCGCGACGGCGGCGGCCATGATCACCAGATCGGCCCCGGCGGCGTGCTCTGCCATCGCGGCCTGGAGGTCCAGGGCCGAGGCGATCCGGACCACGTCGACCGCGGGCGGATCGGGAAGCCCGATGGTGTTGCCCGCCACCAGGGTGACGTGAGCGCCGCGCTGCGCGGCGAGCCGGGCCAGCGCATAGCCCTGCTTGCCGGAACTGCGGTTGGTGAGATAGCGGACGGGATCAAGGGCCTCTTTGGTACCGCCGGCCGAGATCACCACCCGCCGGCCTTCGAGATCCCGGGCGAGGGCGCCGGGATGTTCCAGGAGCACGTCGGCCAGGGCGGCGATCTGATCGGGCTCGGGCAGCCGCCCGGCGCCGGTGTCTTTGCCGGTGAGCCGGCCGGAGGCGGGTTCGATAACAGTGGCGCCGTGTGCGCGGAGGGTCGCGACGTTCGCGCGGGTCGCGGGATGCTCCCACATCTCGGTATGCATCGCGGGAGCGAAGACGACGGGGCACCGCGCGGTGAGCAGTGTGGCAGTGAGCAGGTCGTCGGCACGCCCCTGGGCGGCGCGGGCCAGCAGGTCCGCGGTGGCGGGGGCGATCACGACGAGATCGGCCTCCTGGCCGAGCCGCACGTGCGGCACCTCGGGGATCGACTCGAAGACGCCCGTCTGTACAGGCTGCCCCGACAGTGCCTCGAACGTAGCGGCGCCGACGAACTTCAGCGCGGATTCGGTGGGGATGACCCGCACCTGATGACCCGCCTCGGTGAAGTGCCGGATCAGGGCGCACGCCTTGTACGCGGCGATCCCCCCGCCGACCCCGACGATGATCATGGGCGCTTAGCTCACTCGCCCTCGGTGTGCTCCAGGAGATCCTCGTGGATCTCGCGCATGGCGATCGACAGGGGCTTCTCGTGCAGGCCCGGCTCGACCAGCGGCCCGACGTACTCGAGGATGCCATCGGAGAGACTGTTGTAGTAGTCGTTGATCTGGCGGGCGCGCTTGGCCGCGTAGATCACGAGCGCGTACTTCGACGAGGTGCGGTCGAGCAGCTCGTCGATCGGCGGGTTGGTGATGCCGAGCGGCTGGTCGTACACAGCCTCGGTGCTGGTGGTGCTCACGCGTCTCCTACGTCAGGTAGCGAAAAAGTTCTCAAGTCGAACCGAGTCTACGCGTCGCGCGCGACAGGGCCGACCAGTAAGGATACCAACTCGGCCACGGCGCGGTCCAAGTCGTCGTTCACGACGACCGCGTCGTAGTCGTCACGGGTCGCCATTTCGGCCCGCGCAGTCTCGAGCCGGCGGTCGATCACCTCGGGGCTCTCGGTCCCCCGGCCACGCAGGCGGCGCTCCAGCTCGGCCCAGCTGGGCGGGCTCAGGAACACGGTGACGGCCTCGGGGAGGGCGGCCTTCACACTCTCCGCGCCGGCGGGGTCGACCTCGACCAGCACCGGGCGTCCAGCTTCCAGAGCCTGGTAGACCGGCTTGGACGGGGTGCCCGAGCGCTGCAGTCCACCGTGGATCTCGGCCCACTCCAAGAGGTCGCCGTCGGCGATCAGCCGGTCGAAGCCGTGATCGCCCACGAAGTGGTAGTCGCGGCCGTCCACCTCACCGGGGCGCGGATCGCGCGTGGTGGCGGACACCGAGAAGAACAGGTCGGGCACTTCCTTGCGGAGCCGGCCGACAACGGATGACTTACCAACGGCGGAGGGGCCGACCAGTACCACCAGTCGGCCCCTCCGGCCTGCGGGAACTACTCCGGACACGTGATGTGTCAGGCGGAGAACTTCTCGAGCAGCGCCTTGCGCTGCCGCTCGCCCAGACCGCGCACGCGGCGGGTGGGGGCGATCTCCAGCTCGGTCATGAGCTCCTGAGCCTTGACCTTGCCCACCTTGGGAAGCGCCTCGAGCAGAGCCGAGACCTTCATCTTGCCGAGCACCTCGTCGCTCTCCGCGTCCTTCAGCACCTGCTGCAGGGTGGTGCCACCGCTCTTCAGCCGATTCTTCAGCTCAGCGCGGGCGCGGCGAGCGGCAGCTGCCTTCTCCAGAGCAGCAGCACGCTGCTCGTCGGTCAACTGGGGAAGGGCCACGATTCCTCCGTCTTCGATGTACTTAGTCGTGCCGCGTAGTGCGACTCCTGCGACGGTACCGAGGTTTGACCGCGAGTGGGAACCCCACCCCCCTCTCACCTGCGGTTTGACGGTGCTGTACAACGTCGTGAGCCGACCACACGATGACGATCGAACAAGATCGAGGTTGCAATCGAAAACCCTTGACGCACAAGGCTTTAAGCGAATAAGCCGGTCGCTGTCGATGGGTTCCTCCTGTGACACGAGAAACACATGTGACCTGCGGAGATACCCAAAACTCGTAGACCGGCTCGCGCGTGTCGCGGGCGTGTCGAGGCCTCCGGCGTGCTCAGCGGGTGCCGAGGACGGCTTCGACCTCGTCGCGCACCCTCAGCGCGGCGTCGCGCACTGCACCGGCGTCGGGGCCTGCGGAAAGCACATTGCGCGACGAATTGGGCAGCACAGTGGTCTCGGAGCCGAAGATCGCGGCCAGGTCCGCCGGAGTCGCACCCTGCGCCCCCAGTCCGGGCGCCAGGATCGGACCGCCGAGGCCGGCCACATCGAGGCCGTGTTCGCGGGTGGCACCCACGACCAGCCCGACCGTCCCGGCACCATCGGCGTTATCGGCTCGCGCATCGTCGACGATCCGCTGGGCGACGCCGCCGGCCTGCACCTGCGCCCCCTCCGGGTTCGAGGTCCGCGCCAGTACGAACACTCCCCGACCTGCGGCACGAGCGGCGTCGATCGCGGGCCTCAACGCCCCGTAACCGAGATAGGGCGAGAGCGTGACGGCATCCGCCGCGAGCGGCGAGTCGCCGAGCCAGGCACGGGCGTAGCCCGCCATCGTCGTACCGATGTCACCGCGTTTGGCATCGGCGATCACCACCGCGCCAGCCTCGCGGCACGCCGCAGTGACCTCCTCCAGTGCGAGCATCCCGGCGGCGCCGAACTGCTCGAAGAAGGCCACCTGCGGCTTGACGAAGCCGACTTCGCCGGCGAAAGCTTCGGCACAGCGCAGGCCGAACGCCCGCACGCCGGCGGCATCGTCGGACAGGCCCCACGCCGCGAGCAGCGGCGGGTGCGGGTCGATGCCCACCACCAACCGCCCGCGCGCGGCGACCGCGTCGGCGACCCGCCGGCTGAACGTGGTCGCCACGCTCACGTGTTCACCAGCGCCGCGTGCATGTCCTGCAGGCTCTTGACCCCGATGCCACCGCGCAGCGCGGCCTCGATGCCCTGGACCGCCGCCGAGGCACCCTGGACGGTGGTGACGCACGGCACGGACGCCTGGACGGCAGCGGTTCGGATCTCGTACCCGTCCACTCGCGGACCGGCATTGCCGTACGGGGTGTTGATGATCAGTCCGACCTCGCCCGCCTTGATCTTCTCGACGATCGACTGCTCACCCTCGGGGATGACGTCCGAATGCTTGAGCACGGTCTCAACATGAACACCATTGCGGCGCAGCACATCTGCAGTACCCGCTGTAGCCAGGATGGAGAATCCCAGATCCGCGAGTCGCTTGACCGGGAAGATCAGCGCGCGCTTGTCCTTGTTCGCCACCGAGACGAACACGTTGCCGGTAGCCGGTAGCGAACCGCTCACGGCCGTCTGCGACTTCGCGAACGCCGTGCCGAAGTCGCGGTCCACGCCCATCACCTCGCCGGTGGACTTCATCTCGGGCGAGAGCAGGGAATCCACACCGCTGCCGTCCGCGCGACGGAACCGGTTGAACGGCAGCACCGCCTCCTTGACCGAGACCGGCGCCTCGATCGGCATCTGCGATCCGTCCCCCTCGCGCGGCAGGATGCCCTGGTCCCGCAGTTCCGCGATGGTCTGGCCCAGCATCACGCGGGCACACGCCTTGGCCAGCGGCACAGCAGTCGCCTTCGACACGAACGGCACCGTTCGGGAGGCCCGGGGATTCGCCTCGAGGACGTAGAGCACGTCGTCCTTGAGCGCGTACTGAACATTCATCAGGCCGTGCACGCCGATCCCGCGGGCCAGCGCCTCGGTGGCGGTGCGCACCGCATCGATGTCGGCGCGGCCCAGAGTGGTGGGCGGCAGGGTGCAGGCCGAGTCGCCGGAGTGGATTCCGGCCTCCTCGATGTGCTCCATGATGCCGCCGATGAAGACCTCGCCGGTGGCGTCGCACAGCGCGTCGACATCGATCTCCACCGCGTCCTCCAGGAAACGGTCCACCAGCACCGGGCGGTCGGGAGTCAGTTCGGTCGCCCGCCCGATGTAGTCCAGCAGCGCCTGCTCGTCGTAGACGATCTCCATACCGCGGCCGCCGAGCACATACGACGGGCGCACCAGGACCGGATACCCGATCCCGGCGGCGACATCGCGGGCGCCCTCGGCAGTAGTCGCGGTACCGAACTTGGGCGCCGGGAGCCCGGCCTCGGTGAGCACCCGGCCGAACTCGCCGCGATCCTCGGCGAGGTCGATGGCCTCGGGCGAGGTACCGACGATGGGCAGGCCGGCGGCCTTGAGGCGGGCCGCAAGGCCGAGCGGGGTCTGTCCACCGAGCTGCACGATCACGCCGACGACGCCGGGACCACCCGCTCCGGAGGCCTGCTCCGAGTGATACACCTCGAGCACGTCCTCGAAGGTCAGCGGCTCGAAGTAGAGCCGGTCGGCGGTGTCGTAGTCGGTGGACACCGTCTCCGGGTTGCAGTTGATCATCACGGTCTCGTACCCGGCCTGGCTCAGGGTGAGCGCGGCGTGCACACACGAGTAGTCGAATTCGATGCCCTGGCCGATCCGGTTCGGGCCCGAGCCCAGGATGAGCACCTTGGGGCGCTCGGTCTGCGGCACCACCTCGCTCGTGGCCGCCGGATCGAGTTCGTAGCTGCTGTAGTGGTACGGGGTCTTGGCTTCGAACTCGGCGGCGCAGGTGTCGACGGTCTTGTAGACCGGGCGGATGCCGTGCTCGTGCCGGAAGGCCCGGACCTCGTCTTCGCCGATGCCTCGAAGGTTCGCGATCTGCAGATCGGAGAACCCGTGAGTCTTGGCCAATCGGACCAGATCCGGGGTCAGGTCGGTGTCCCGGACGTACGCACCCAGGTCGACGGTGGCCTTGATCTCCTCCAGGAACCACGGGTCGACCGCGGTCGAATCGAAGACCTGCTCGACCGTGGCACCCAACTCGAAGGCGCGGCCGATCAGGTAGTACCGGCCGTCGCGCGGGACCTTGATCTCCTCCAGCAGCTCGGCGAGCGAGCCCTCGACCGGAGCCCCGGTCCAGAAGCCGTGACGCTTTGTTTCGAGCGAGCGCATCACCTTGCCGAACGCCTCAGCGAAGCTGCGGCCCAGGCTCATCGCCTCGCCGACGGACTTCATGGTGGTGGTGAGGGTGTCGTCGGCGCCGGGGAACTTCTCGAAGGCGAAGCGCGGGGCCTTGACCACCACGTAGTCGAGGGTCGGCTCGAAGCACGCCGGCGTCTCGCCGGTGATGTCGTTGAGGATCTCGTCGAGCGTGTAGCCCACGGCGAGCTTCGCGGCGATCTTGGCGATCGGGAAGCCGGTGGCCTTCGACGCCAGCGCCGAGGAGCGCGAGACGCGGGGGTTCATCTCGATGGTGACGAGGCGGCCGTCGCGCGGGTTCTGCGCGAACTGGATGTTGCAACCGCCGGTGTCGACGCCCACCTCGCGGAGGATCGCGATCGATTGGTCGCGCATGATCTGGTACTCGCGGTCAGTGAGCGTCATGGCCGGTGCCACGGTGACCGAGTCGCCGGTGTGCACACCCACGGGGTCGACGTTCTCAATGGAGCAGACGACCACGACGTTGTCGCGGCCGTCGCGCATGAGCTCGAGCTCGTACTCCTTCCAGCCGAGGATCGACTCCTCGATGAGTACGTTCGCGGTCGGCGAGGCGGCGAGACCGGCGCCGGCGATGCGCTCCAGGTCGGCCTCGTCGTAGGCCATGCCGGACCCGAGACCACCCATGGTGAACGACGGCCGCACGACCACCGGGTAGCCGAGGTCGGCGACGGTCTGCTTGCACTCGTCGAGCGTGAAACACACCTTGGAGCGGGCGGATTCGCCGCCGATCTTGGCGACGATGTCCTTGAACTTCTGCCGGTCCTCACCGCGCTGGATGGCGTCGAAGTCGGCGCCGATCAGGCGGATGCCGTACTTGTCCAGGATGCCTTGTTCGTGCAGGCCGACGGCCGCGTTGAGCGCCGTCTGGCCACCCAGAGTGGCGAGCACCGCATCGATCGGGAAGCCCTTATCGCGCTCGGCGATGATGACCTTCTCGATGTACTCCGGGTTGATCGGCTCGATGTAGGTCGAGTCGGCGAACTCCGGATCGGTCATGATCGTTGCCGGGTTCGAGTTCACCAGCGACACGCGCAGTCCCTCGGCGCGCAGCACACGGCAGGCCTGGGTGCCGGAGTAGTCGAACTCGCAGGCCTGGCCGATCACGATCGGGCCCGAGCCGATCACCAGGACGTGCTGGATATCGGTGCGCCGTGGCATTACTTGTCTCCCATGATGGTTGCGAAGCGGTCGAAGAGGTAGGCGGCATCGTGCGGGCCGGCCGCGGCCTCCGGGTGGTACTGCACCGAGAAGGCGCGGCCGTCGAGCAGCTCGACTCCCTCCACGGTCTCGTCGTTGGCGCACACGTGGCTGACGCGGGCCCGGCCGAACGGCGTGTCGAATTCCTGGCCACGCTCTCCCTCCAGGGCGAAGCCGTGGTTCTGCGCGGTGATCGAGATCCGTCCCGTGGTGTGCTCGACCACGGGGATGTTGATACCTCGGTGCCCGAACTTCATCTTGTAGGTGTCCAGGCCGAACGCTCGGCCCAGCAA includes:
- a CDS encoding ester cyclase, translating into MTTPRSRFRLPTEEVLRAREELVLDHFRDEVAQDWDATLATFPHPHYELIAQMTVHDGDRDVRRYYADTRTAFPDQNHEIIAVRHAVDAVIVEFWLLGTQRGPLGAIPPTGSRHRTRMTAYFVFDEQENLVAERIYFDQLTILRQLIAGLDLRRPSGLITLGRVLLGALRAGRVAPDPRLTRTAPPILD
- a CDS encoding TetR family transcriptional regulator gives rise to the protein MSATSPRRGRPTKDDTHLSRTSIVDAALALIDAEGIAAVSMRTVGRSLGVDAKSLYHHVAGKEQLLDAVAERLLESVEVHRPTGDVRADLRANSWAFRNAAMAHPRAASLFLTRRVQTLAGLGPAQSVLDVLLTAGFPADEAVHLLRSLLAIMIGTMLREVESTPTFGETDDDAIAQREAALAGSELSAVRLVAADLARYDPETEFEYMVDLCGDAVVARWERRRAEEGRAEEGRA
- a CDS encoding primosomal protein N', which gives rise to MDAAPTPVELPIARVLPLLQVSHLDREFDYLVPPEFDADAQPGVRVRVRFSGRLVDGYLLERLPRSDHDGKLARLDRVVSPLPVLTPPVLRLVTEVATRYAGTRADVLRLAIPPRHARVEKDLLKAEPPAPPEPPEVVAALAEYTHGEQFVAAALAGRAPHAVWQALPGEDWAARLAELAAAVIESGRSALLVVPDQADLDRLAAACADLKPTVLAAGLGPSARYRRWLTALLGRTSLVIGTRSAAFVPLANPGLLVLWDDGDESFVEPRAPYPHTREVLALRAHQEGAALVIGGFARTPEAQALLDAGWAAEVTAPRERVRERSPRIIGVADSDFELARDPLARSARLPAAAFAAARAALDAERPVLVQVPRRGYAPAMSCERCRTPARCRRCHGPLEQAAGGVLRCRWCDRPDAGYRCPACGGTTMRAVIVGASRTAEELGRAFPGAAVTMSGGEHVLAEVPGGRRLVVATPGAEPVVEHGYGAALLLDGWLLLGRADLRAGEETVRRWMNAAALVAADGTVVCGADASIPAVQALIRWDAAGFAASELAERAVVGFPPAAHLAALDGAESDVVAVAETAELPPGAEILGPVGLPPGVRVPGAPDEGSPPMRVLIRVPRRDGRALAQAVFRAQVGRSLRREGSPVRIQMDPLRIG
- the metK gene encoding methionine adenosyltransferase; translated protein: MVSGFANSAHRLFTSESVTEGHPDKICDAISDSILDALLTEDPTSRVAVETLVTTGQVHVAGEVTTSAWADIPHIVRDKVLEIGYDSSAKGFDGNSCGVNIAIGAQSPEIAQGVDRAYEHRVDGADDEIDAQGAGDQGLMFGYACSDTPELMPLPISLAHRLSRRLTEVRKNGTLPYLRPDGKTQVTIEYAGEQPVRLDTVVISSQHAADIDIDGMLTPDLREHVLGSVIADLNLPSLDTSDVRLLVNPTGKFVLGGPMGDAGLTGRKIIVDTYGGMARHGGGAFSGKDPSKVDRSAAYAMRWVAKNAVAAGLAERIEVQVAYAIGKAAPVGLFVETFGTEQVDPQKIQQAITEVFDLRPRAIINDLDLLRPIYAPTAAYGHFGRTDIDLPWEHTGRADALRSVAGI
- the coaBC gene encoding bifunctional phosphopantothenoylcysteine decarboxylase/phosphopantothenate--cysteine ligase CoaBC, whose amino-acid sequence is MIIVGVGGGIAAYKACALIRHFTEAGHQVRVIPTESALKFVGAATFEALSGQPVQTGVFESIPEVPHVRLGQEADLVVIAPATADLLARAAQGRADDLLTATLLTARCPVVFAPAMHTEMWEHPATRANVATLRAHGATVIEPASGRLTGKDTGAGRLPEPDQIAALADVLLEHPGALARDLEGRRVVISAGGTKEALDPVRYLTNRSSGKQGYALARLAAQRGAHVTLVAGNTIGLPDPPAVDVVRIASALDLQAAMAEHAAGADLVIMAAAVADYRPAEIAQTKLKKGADGRSDALETITMIENPDVLAGLVQSRRDGGVRADSVIVGFAAETGDAQGSVLDYGRAKLRRKGCDLLVLNAVGDGRAFEVDENSGWLLGADGNETALPLGSKMAMAARILDAAVARVGAAR
- the rpoZ gene encoding DNA-directed RNA polymerase subunit omega, which gives rise to MSTTSTEAVYDQPLGITNPPIDELLDRTSSKYALVIYAAKRARQINDYYNSLSDGILEYVGPLVEPGLHEKPLSIAMREIHEDLLEHTEGE